Genomic segment of Aphelocoma coerulescens isolate FSJ_1873_10779 chromosome 6, UR_Acoe_1.0, whole genome shotgun sequence:
atatttcagagaacACTTTAGGTATTGTCAGGTAATAACAAACACTTTCCTCTGGCAGACTGCAGAAAATGTATGGGAactgtaaagaaataaaattgtcaACTTCCATTTACACAGCTGAGAGTTGAagtgtttttttctcatttgcttCTAGTTGCAAAATCTTGGGCAGAAGTGGTAAAATTGGGAGTTGCAAGACCACAGTCAAAGATTGCTAAAAAAAGTGTCCGTAAAGGAAGACCCCTGAAGAGGATAAACCACCCACCAAAGGTatccttttttgtctttctttgttttattttcttgcatgACCACCAAACAGCTTGGGTGGATTTTGATAGAGAAGCTGGAAGCTCCTGGTGTGGTATAAAACGGGGGTTGATGTCTCTCACAGCATGTGGGAAATGGAAATTTGTACAAAAGGAATCACGAAAtttttaaggttggaaaagacctccaagatcatggagtccaacctcTGATCATAAAAAtcaggcaggacctgcctttcctttCCTAATCTCAGGCTGGCTGGGCCTTCCAACCCTTTTTGACACTGGACATCCTCCAGTCATCTGGAACCTCCCAGTTAACCAGGACTAGTGATAAATGGTGGAAGGAGCTTGGCCACGTCTTCCAGCAAGAAGAATCTTGGGTTAATaactctttattttctttttcctttacctCTGCAGActccagagaagaaaataaaagatcaCTTCAGCACAGGTCATGCAGAGTCACCTGCTACTATAGTTGTAGGTAGAGCTTATTCCACCACAATCAGATCTGCTGGACATGTCCCTAAAGTGGTAAAAAATCCCATGCTGAAGCTAAACATGGATATGGATGAAAGCTTCACAGGTGAGATTTTAAAGTCTGCTGCTCACTCTGCCAGCTGTGCAGTTCTTTTGTCAAAACATGTGCTCATTTCTCCAAATACAATTTCTAGGAATGCCTGAAATGTTTCAAACTCCGAAAAATCAGGATGGAAGAACATTACCTTTGGCTGCTGCTCAGAATGCTGAGTTCACACCACTGTGTGCTGCAGGGGACATTTCTGACTTGCACACTCCTGAGGAATCTGGTAGgtttaaaaaaaggaatgttTAGGTATATTTTGGGTTAGCAGCAATCTCAGCCTAGGCAGACTTAACTGAGGTGAAGCAGCCAGTAACCCATGAAAGGAACCATTGAAATTTATGAGGTATTAGAAGAAAATGTTGTAGTtccagttaatttctgagtagGATAATTTATCATTCATTTTATTTGGTGTGAAACTTCAAACTGTTGAAGTGTTGTTTCAGACATGGCAACAAACCCATGCACgtgtttgcattttcttttctagaaGATTGTATTTGAGTAGATTTTTAATTCTACAGGATTTTCTGcttaatttattttccaaatgaCATAAATCTACTGCTTATTTCAGGAGAGATGATGGTGTCACCATTAAATAATTCAGATGCTTCAGAACAGAAGCAAGAGAGTTCAGGCATATTCCACTTTCTGAGAGAGGAGTCATCTCCATCCATGTTTGATGAAATAGCCACAAAAActcctgaaaaaagaaaagctgtgcaTGAAGATGATGTGGATAGTTTGGCAGTAATTCCAGAAAAATCTCCATCTCTGGTGAAATCAGGAAGTAAAAGGAGGACTCCAAAGCAGGAGTTGGAGCCAGTTGAGGTCATGTCAGGCAAAAGGAAGATTTTAAGGACGCCTGTGCAAAGGTCAGAACCAGGAGAGGTTTTGTCAGGTATCAAGAGGCTCATGAAGACcccaaagcagaaaacaaagccTGTAGAGGCTTTGTCAGGTATCAAGAGGCTCATGAAGACcccaaagcagaaaacaaagccTGTAGAGGCTTTGTCGGGTATCAAGAGGCTCATGAAGACCCCAAAGCAGAAGACAAAGCCTGTAGAGGCTTTGTCAGGCATCAGACAGCTCTTAAAGACCCCAGATCAGAAATTGGAGCCTGTAGAGGCTTTGTCAGGCATCAGACAGCTCTTGAAGACTCCAGATCAGAAATTGGAGCCTGTAGAGGCTTTGTCAGGTGTCAGACAGCTCTTGAAGACCCCAGATCAGAAATTGGAGCCTGTAGAGGCTTTGTCAGGCATCAGGCATCTCATGAGGAGCCCACAGCAAGAGTTGGAACCAGCCTCAGATGAAATTGCCTTGCAGAGGTTGCTGGAGACTccagcagagagcagggaagCCATAAAAGCTGTACCAAGTGTGACTTCAACCAAGAAGGCCCCAAAGCTGAAATCCCAACCCGTGGAGGACATGGTTGGGATCAGCCGCATTTTCCAGACGCCAAAGGAGAAAATTGAGCCCATAGAAAACATGTTTGGAATTAGCAGATTAATGAAGTCTCCTAAAGAGAAATATCAACCAGTTGAGGATTTTGTGGGGCTGCAAAGGCTCATGGCAGAACCCAGGCAGAAATCTGCTGATTCTGAAGTGGACTATGCTGGAGTGACAGAAATGTTTGGTACCCCAGAGGAAAAGAAGGTAAAACATTTTAACTTTTGGAAGGCATGTTTTTAGACTTTGGAACCTGTGCTTGAAATGAATTCAGGCTTCCTAGTATGACATCTTGTATCTTGCAACATTTAGGGACAGCTGCATTTGCGTGTGTTAAAATGTATCTATTTGAAGGGATCTGTCACGAATGAGTGTTCTAAGATTGTTTAAAGAATCACCAGCCAAGTGGCATTAAAAACAGGCTTACTATAAAAGTGGCATTCCCGGCATCTCATTCACCATTCCACTGTGACCATTACAGGTGGGAAAAGTCAGGCTCTCCATCCAGTGGGTCAGGTTTGGTGATGTCTGTGCCCAGCCTGGTTCATTCTGGTGCTGGTTTTTATTGTGAGAAGAATCTTGATCTTCAGTGGAGATGTGCTGCCATCACTCCCAGTATCATTTATCACTGAAAAAGTGGGTTTGATTTTCATATGCCATGGGTAAAATGCTGAGTATCACTGGGCTTAGTGCTTAGAACTACAATAAAACACTACAGAACACTCAATTTCTCTTCAataccccaaattccctttgaGCAGTTGTTTAGATGCTTCTCCACAATGTTTGTTCTCTTTCACTCTCGATAGCAAGAATTAAGTTTGCTATGTTTGTGTGCTTCTGTCAGATAAATGGATATAGTTATAAGACTAATTGATTTAATTTGTAACGAAAAGGATTTGACAagaatttttataaatattggTGTACATTCATCTGGTGTTGGTTGGCTCCAATAAGTTCATCCATTTATTAGTTGTTGTTTACTCCCTTAGGTCAGACCAGTAAATGCTATGGATTCTCAGGAAGAAATTACACTTCCTGGTTCTAATTCCAGTCATAAACATGGTAAGTACAAATACTTTGCTTAGAGGAATAATGAATATACAAAGTCATGAATGTTACCGTGAAGTTCAAATCCAGTTTAAAGCTCTGTCAGTGAGCCCAGCTATTTCCTGAGCTAagatccctttttccctttgacCTCCCAAATAAATTAAACAACTTCAGAAGCCTGGCCTTTAATATAGGAATTGGTTAagtatttcttcctttctaaATTAGAGTGTTTTCCGGCTTGTTTGAGCAAGATGCCTCTCTCAGGAAATTGGAAACTCACAAATACTTTGATCAGGCACAGTAATTCTAATTTTTGGTTGTGCTCTTTACCCTGTtctagaaaagaaaggaaaagtttcCCAAGGTGAAGATTTTCAACAGGAGGACTCAACTGGTGAAGAGCAGCCTGCCCAGAGACCAAGAAGGGGCAGACCAAGGAGggctctgcctcctgctgcagAAAAGCTGTGTGAAAATGGTGTGAATTTAAAGGAATTACAGAGTCCTGATACCCAGGAGGAGGTGAGAGTGATCACACCTGAAAATaaggaaagaggaaggaagacAAAGCGTTGCATACAAGAAGTTGTTCCAAAGCATCCTGATCAGGAAGGGCTTGACATTGCTGCATCTGTAGAAccacctggagctgctgagagACCAGGTAGAGGTAAAAGGAAAGAGCTGAAGGAGTCAAAACATCCAAACAAAAATCTTGAGTCTTGTGTTGAAGATTCTTCAGTGCTacaaaaagcagctgcagaTACCAAACAGGATCTGCAGGACTGTGGCATCTGTGATGTGTCAGAAACTGAAGGTGATCCAGGCACAAAGACAGaccctggaaacattcagaaTGAAGTTTGTCAGCTGCAAACAGGTTCCAATGAACCTGATAGCAAAGCTAATGACAGTGGGATAGAGGACAGTGAAGAAGTGCTCCTGTCACCGAGGAGGAAGCGCAGAGGAGTGGAGAACACAGAACCAGTGATTCCACCCAAAAGAGGGAGGCAACCACCTAAAAAAGGGAGGCAACCAAGGAATGACCAAGGTAAagcagcttctccagcagaacttCATGGAGCAACCAGAAAGCTTCGTAAAGACCCATCCCCAAAGGTTACACAAAGACAGGAACAGACTTGTGACAAAGCTCCTGAGGCTGTCACAGcacaaaaatctgaaaatggCACTAAACTTGAACTAAAGGCAACAGAGAGAAGAGTTAAGTCTTTTAGAAGTACTAGAAACAGAAAGCACTCAGCTGAAATGAAAGCAGATGCTCGTGGGGTTGCACTTGAAAATACACAAAACATTCAGAAAACTGAGGAAACATCAGCTGAAACTGATGCTGAAACACAATCCCACGTGAAAAATGAGATGAAAGGCTCTCAGGGATGTGAAACAGAAAATGCTCAGGAAAATACAACAGAGGCAGCTCGAAGATTAAAGGCAGAGTCACCTTCTGCAGAGACAAACAAAATGCCAGTCAGTGCTCAGAACTTGGAAACAAACAGGGCTAGAAACAGGAGAGGCAAAAAAtactctttggagcaaaaagcTGATGAACTTTCTGAAAATGTGAACAGCCTAAAACCAATTCCTCCCAAATTTAACTCAGAAGCAGAAGTGGATGAATCTTCTCTCCAGAATTCCTTGGGCTCTGTTTGTGTCAGTGCAGCCCAAGCCAGGAAggaccagcccagcccaggtgccacagcagtccctgctgcaggcagcGCCAGTCCTGCTCAAAGGAGGACGAGAAATGAACGGGGAATaattaaagcaaagcaaactgaAATCGTGCAGGAGAATCCAGCACAAAGAAATGCAATGATGTGTCAAAGAGGAAGAGgtaaaaaagttaattttcagCTTGAAGAAAGCAGTTCCAAAGTGGTTGAAGGAAAAAGTTTACCTGAGGAAGATGAAGGGATGACTGACAAAGGTAATCAACATGAGAATTCTGAAAATCCTCCTTCACAGgtaaggaggagcaggagaaagcaACTTGATTCCGTGCCACAGATAGCTAGTCCTGCCTTtgtggaaaaacaaacattaagtGCAGACCATAGCAAAGATGAGGCTGTACAGGAGCAGGAATCGGCTTTGGAAGCTGCTCCCTCTTCAACAGAAGACAATCCACCACGACGGGGGAGGAGACGCGAGGTGGCTGCAGCATCACAGACCAGATCTCCTTCTGTCAGAACGAGGCGTGGGGTGCTGCAGGGGGATGGTAAAAAGATGGCAGAGAGAGAAGATGAAAATCCAGCTCTGGGAAATAAAACTGTGCAGGCAAAAGTGAATGCCTCAGCaagggacagaaggaaaaagatggatccagcagcagaggcaaaaAGTTCAGCTCCTCTCCAGAGAAAACGTGGCTTGTTGGAGACTAAAGATGAGGGTACTCATGAAGAACAAAGTGTGCCTTTGGAAGCAGTGTCCTGTGCAAAGGAGAAGCCACCAGGAAGgggcagaaggaaagaaactgcTCTGGCATCACGCACAGCCAATTCCATCTCTCTTCGAGGGAAACGCGGTTTGCCAGCAGGTGATGGAGAAGAAGCTCCCAAAGAAGAGCAAAATGTTCCCTTAGAAACTTGTGATccatctggaaaagaaaatcaactgagaagaggcagaaggaaagaaattgcCCCCTCTGTTCAGGGAAAACAGGGCCTATCAAAACAAAATGGTAGGAAAAATAACAGTAGGGAAGCAAAACGGAATTTGGacaattccctttcccaagAAAACAGGGATCTTTCAGAAGGGAGCTCAAGGCAAGCAACCACTTCACTGGCTCTTAGCCCCACCTCATTTCAAGGTTTGCCAGAGGATGGTAAGGATGGAATTCCTGAAGAACAAAGTAAACTTATGGAAGTAGCTCCACCTGCGAAAGAAAATCCATCCAGGGTGGGCAGGAAGAAAACAACTTCTTCCACTTGTGAAGAAACAACTCCCACTTCTCTCAGGGGAAAACCCAACCTTCCCAGAGGCAGAGGCCAGAAGAGGATTCTTAAAGAAAGTGAAGATGCATCTCCACAGAATAATCCATGCCAGGGAAGAACAAGGCAACTGAGGAATAATAGGAGGAAGGTGGAATTCACCTTAGAGGCAGCTACTTCTACTTCTCTCCGTAAAAGCGGTGACTTGCCAGAAAATGGAAGCACTCTGGAAACTCAGGATTTGAGTGGGACATCCACTGGCTCTGAAGAGAATCAGTCTGAAAAAGGCCAGGAGGGTGACCCTGCTCCACAGGCAGCCCCCCCTTCTCGCAGAAGGAAATGCCAGCTGCCAGCAGAGGATGTGGCACCCAAGAGATTAAAATCAGGTGAGGCAAGGATTGGCTTTCTCTTTTCTAAGGGTGGCTGAGTTATGTGTAGATACAAGAGTGATGTGTGCAGAACTCCAGGGGCTGCTGATGGAGAGCACAGAATGATGGGatcatttaagttggaaaagatccaagatcccagctccattcccatctctggacatgctccagcccctccatgtccttcctgaggGACccaaactggacacagcactggaggtgcctccccagtgcccaggATGGGGGACGATCACTGCcgtggtcctgctggccacctGAAATATTCCCTGGAGTTTTCAGCTTGACTTAAAAACTCCcaattagaaaatattatcaaATGAATGCCTTGAAGTAGAAATGACAGCAACTCTTTAGGGCTACACAGTGAGGAATTTCCTGCCCTAAAACTtcctctgttttcatttttgcagGACTTTGGTGTTGGTTCTGTTTTAGGTTTACATATCAGTGGAAGGAATTTTAGCTCAAATGGCCGCTAATTGGTTTTGGTGCTCTCATTAATGTTAACCTACTTTCAGAAATAGCTGTAAATCCTCAGGGATCCAACTTAAAGGATATTGGATGTGCAGAAGTGTGGGGTTGGTATCTGGTTTGTTGAATTCAGAGATGTAATCTTTGGAATGTTGTCATTGGGGACATTTCCTGTCAAAACAATGTAGGTGAAGATGGAATTTTGTGGAAAATGTTTGATTGATGATACAAATTGACATTTTTCCATGTGCAAATAGGGAGTGATGAAAATGGGTCCCtacaaaaaggaagaagaaacaaaactaaAGAACTTGGAGAAGAGGATGCAAGGGCAGCTCAGAGCACTGGAGGGATGGACAGGAAGACAAGGTCCAGCAGAAGAACACAGAAATAGGAGTCCCAGAACCAGTTTTTAAATCAATTCAGTAATTCCAATtacaggtggttttttttaatgtgaattgATTTGCACTCAGATTTTAAGCTCAGATTTTTGATAATTCTATGGTTGCTTTACAAAGTATATTTCTTAATGTGTTTACAGATAGAAGGTAGATAGTTTTTTAGTAGCTTTGCCAATGTGTGGTGGTTCCTAAACCATGGGGTGCTTGTGCAAAGCTGCAAACAGGAAATACATTTTGTTATGCCAgtatttctctcccttttcctgttGATCAATTCAGCAATCAGGAAGCCATATTACTGCCAGCTGAAGCAATTTTCTACTGAAATTTTCCTCTGCTtaagttttattttacattgGAGTTCTgtaaatattctttaaaaaaaattgcagttgTATTAGCAGAATTATGATGCTGAATTTTtgataagttttttttttttaaaaatcaaagcttGTATTGAAAAATGCGGATTTCTAAGTCATTAAACTTGTAAACAATTGGGGACTGgtgtgggtttttggttttaagAATGTAATTGATGCTGTCCTACGAGTTCATTTCTAAGGTTCATCCTCTTTGGTTGGTGTGGTTTGGAGATACAATTTTTAGGACCTTTTACAGGTAATTTGTCCTCAAGGCTGGGGGCTTCTTAGATGCAGAAATAGAAAATTCAGCCTGGGCATCAAACGTCTGCGCAGCTCTTAGGCCTGACTTAAAATCCTCCGTGTTTATGTGGTGTGTGGGGAGTTAGGAATGGTTCTGCAGCAGAGGAGTTGGAATTGCAACTGTTaagcttggaaa
This window contains:
- the MKI67 gene encoding proliferation marker protein Ki-67 isoform X1; protein product: MPRYGEIVVIKRNGTDGIVFPLTSTSCLFGRKTECDIRMRLPWVSNEHCKIEINENKEAVLTNLSTVNPTQLNGACFEQPVLLKHGDVLTIIDRSFRFEYPLQSTPKKRRSRSPKDETLQVLHVQQVAGVELLHKQTSGAKSLDASDNAECEEKNANGNKQTPEENLPEAFPVKLRTPKSSQRIHHVLKKQNEMSPFSKLYENLKNELKVEKPLHRGSASQRAAKGDPGSVLPEPNAPISSLSHLFDLGSTTKGKETGRRENTEQCTIVRREEGNSSGSKQLSAVGRTPRKSFTRSPRTPISKEVSGDTGQSPLQDPKEIGTPGRCKHSAVTPKPSKENHRNSPFSLQQCSIERLDCPAKGTICSPTAPTPSAAEGGKCVLSTPTPRRKSPRSLFVSPPKEASGMNPGNPETPRTPRRGSLKLKSLPEIPAGAPGEDSVCRIDSTQLPLPEDKCLKQRRNSKQQTPGKPVQEVLKEIWDQANLDNSKVGHCETSASLSNSKSPRRNSRQSKNFLDKSVHSEALASEGIMASPAAQTPGSGRKRGRPRTSGVLTETALETNAGQEHHDSGRKASGTPAELGVEGYHQNQDLEDASAATPRRPSAKRRSGSAAELKVTEPGSETKTPGLLHGEDSGKTKRISQKKRSGEMLPQTSGKRKRVSFGGHLSPELFDKSLPPNSPLKRGALPARRSLPYGNSPRAVLKKAQGLKHLIDQEEKRSPKNSPAQQSPGASFPLSGKATPKVPSGSPAPFRKGRFSISQPPTPFPIAEEKDTGAEDVDPKERSGVQGKTPKSSPAAQDAKAFATVTPTKSTRSAQLGLKGTAMKSRGGAVAVITAKRRSGASSANLLVAKSWAEVVKLGVARPQSKIAKKSVRKGRPLKRINHPPKTPEKKIKDHFSTGHAESPATIVVGRAYSTTIRSAGHVPKVVKNPMLKLNMDMDESFTGMPEMFQTPKNQDGRTLPLAAAQNAEFTPLCAAGDISDLHTPEESGEMMVSPLNNSDASEQKQESSGIFHFLREESSPSMFDEIATKTPEKRKAVHEDDVDSLAVIPEKSPSLVKSGSKRRTPKQELEPVEVMSGKRKILRTPVQRSEPGEVLSGIKRLMKTPKQKTKPVEALSGIKRLMKTPKQKTKPVEALSGIKRLMKTPKQKTKPVEALSGIRQLLKTPDQKLEPVEALSGIRQLLKTPDQKLEPVEALSGVRQLLKTPDQKLEPVEALSGIRHLMRSPQQELEPASDEIALQRLLETPAESREAIKAVPSVTSTKKAPKLKSQPVEDMVGISRIFQTPKEKIEPIENMFGISRLMKSPKEKYQPVEDFVGLQRLMAEPRQKSADSEVDYAGVTEMFGTPEEKKVRPVNAMDSQEEITLPGSNSSHKHEKKGKVSQGEDFQQEDSTGEEQPAQRPRRGRPRRALPPAAEKLCENGVNLKELQSPDTQEEVRVITPENKERGRKTKRCIQEVVPKHPDQEGLDIAASVEPPGAAERPGRGKRKELKESKHPNKNLESCVEDSSVLQKAAADTKQDLQDCGICDVSETEGDPGTKTDPGNIQNEVCQLQTGSNEPDSKANDSGIEDSEEVLLSPRRKRRGVENTEPVIPPKRGRQPPKKGRQPRNDQGKAASPAELHGATRKLRKDPSPKVTQRQEQTCDKAPEAVTAQKSENGTKLELKATERRVKSFRSTRNRKHSAEMKADARGVALENTQNIQKTEETSAETDAETQSHVKNEMKGSQGCETENAQENTTEAARRLKAESPSAETNKMPVSAQNLETNRARNRRGKKYSLEQKADELSENVNSLKPIPPKFNSEAEVDESSLQNSLGSVCVSAAQARKDQPSPGATAVPAAGSASPAQRRTRNERGIIKAKQTEIVQENPAQRNAMMCQRGRGKKVNFQLEESSSKVVEGKSLPEEDEGMTDKGNQHENSENPPSQVRRSRRKQLDSVPQIASPAFVEKQTLSADHSKDEAVQEQESALEAAPSSTEDNPPRRGRRREVAAASQTRSPSVRTRRGVLQGDGKKMAEREDENPALGNKTVQAKVNASARDRRKKMDPAAEAKSSAPLQRKRGLLETKDEGTHEEQSVPLEAVSCAKEKPPGRGRRKETALASRTANSISLRGKRGLPAGDGEEAPKEEQNVPLETCDPSGKENQLRRGRRKEIAPSVQGKQGLSKQNGRKNNSREAKRNLDNSLSQENRDLSEGSSRQATTSLALSPTSFQGLPEDGKDGIPEEQSKLMEVAPPAKENPSRVGRKKTTSSTCEETTPTSLRGKPNLPRGRGQKRILKESEDASPQNNPCQGRTRQLRNNRRKVEFTLEAATSTSLRKSGDLPENGSTLETQDLSGTSTGSEENQSEKGQEGDPAPQAAPPSRRRKCQLPAEDVAPKRLKSGSDENGSLQKGRRNKTKELGEEDARAAQSTGGMDRKTRSSRRTQK
- the MKI67 gene encoding proliferation marker protein Ki-67 isoform X2 — its product is MPRYGEIVVIKRNGTDGIVFPLTSTSCLFGRKTECDIRMRLPWVSNEHCKIEINENKEAVLTNLSTVNPTQLNGACFEQPVLLKHGDVLTIIDRSFRFEYPLQSTPKKRRSRSPKDETLQQVAGVELLHKQTSGAKSLDASDNAECEEKNANGNKQTPEENLPEAFPVKLRTPKSSQRIHHVLKKQNEMSPFSKLYENLKNELKVEKPLHRGSASQRAAKGDPGSVLPEPNAPISSLSHLFDLGSTTKGKETGRRENTEQCTIVRREEGNSSGSKQLSAVGRTPRKSFTRSPRTPISKEVSGDTGQSPLQDPKEIGTPGRCKHSAVTPKPSKENHRNSPFSLQQCSIERLDCPAKGTICSPTAPTPSAAEGGKCVLSTPTPRRKSPRSLFVSPPKEASGMNPGNPETPRTPRRGSLKLKSLPEIPAGAPGEDSVCRIDSTQLPLPEDKCLKQRRNSKQQTPGKPVQEVLKEIWDQANLDNSKVGHCETSASLSNSKSPRRNSRQSKNFLDKSVHSEALASEGIMASPAAQTPGSGRKRGRPRTSGVLTETALETNAGQEHHDSGRKASGTPAELGVEGYHQNQDLEDASAATPRRPSAKRRSGSAAELKVTEPGSETKTPGLLHGEDSGKTKRISQKKRSGEMLPQTSGKRKRVSFGGHLSPELFDKSLPPNSPLKRGALPARRSLPYGNSPRAVLKKAQGLKHLIDQEEKRSPKNSPAQQSPGASFPLSGKATPKVPSGSPAPFRKGRFSISQPPTPFPIAEEKDTGAEDVDPKERSGVQGKTPKSSPAAQDAKAFATVTPTKSTRSAQLGLKGTAMKSRGGAVAVITAKRRSGASSANLLVAKSWAEVVKLGVARPQSKIAKKSVRKGRPLKRINHPPKTPEKKIKDHFSTGHAESPATIVVGRAYSTTIRSAGHVPKVVKNPMLKLNMDMDESFTGMPEMFQTPKNQDGRTLPLAAAQNAEFTPLCAAGDISDLHTPEESGEMMVSPLNNSDASEQKQESSGIFHFLREESSPSMFDEIATKTPEKRKAVHEDDVDSLAVIPEKSPSLVKSGSKRRTPKQELEPVEVMSGKRKILRTPVQRSEPGEVLSGIKRLMKTPKQKTKPVEALSGIKRLMKTPKQKTKPVEALSGIKRLMKTPKQKTKPVEALSGIRQLLKTPDQKLEPVEALSGIRQLLKTPDQKLEPVEALSGVRQLLKTPDQKLEPVEALSGIRHLMRSPQQELEPASDEIALQRLLETPAESREAIKAVPSVTSTKKAPKLKSQPVEDMVGISRIFQTPKEKIEPIENMFGISRLMKSPKEKYQPVEDFVGLQRLMAEPRQKSADSEVDYAGVTEMFGTPEEKKVRPVNAMDSQEEITLPGSNSSHKHEKKGKVSQGEDFQQEDSTGEEQPAQRPRRGRPRRALPPAAEKLCENGVNLKELQSPDTQEEVRVITPENKERGRKTKRCIQEVVPKHPDQEGLDIAASVEPPGAAERPGRGKRKELKESKHPNKNLESCVEDSSVLQKAAADTKQDLQDCGICDVSETEGDPGTKTDPGNIQNEVCQLQTGSNEPDSKANDSGIEDSEEVLLSPRRKRRGVENTEPVIPPKRGRQPPKKGRQPRNDQGKAASPAELHGATRKLRKDPSPKVTQRQEQTCDKAPEAVTAQKSENGTKLELKATERRVKSFRSTRNRKHSAEMKADARGVALENTQNIQKTEETSAETDAETQSHVKNEMKGSQGCETENAQENTTEAARRLKAESPSAETNKMPVSAQNLETNRARNRRGKKYSLEQKADELSENVNSLKPIPPKFNSEAEVDESSLQNSLGSVCVSAAQARKDQPSPGATAVPAAGSASPAQRRTRNERGIIKAKQTEIVQENPAQRNAMMCQRGRGKKVNFQLEESSSKVVEGKSLPEEDEGMTDKGNQHENSENPPSQVRRSRRKQLDSVPQIASPAFVEKQTLSADHSKDEAVQEQESALEAAPSSTEDNPPRRGRRREVAAASQTRSPSVRTRRGVLQGDGKKMAEREDENPALGNKTVQAKVNASARDRRKKMDPAAEAKSSAPLQRKRGLLETKDEGTHEEQSVPLEAVSCAKEKPPGRGRRKETALASRTANSISLRGKRGLPAGDGEEAPKEEQNVPLETCDPSGKENQLRRGRRKEIAPSVQGKQGLSKQNGRKNNSREAKRNLDNSLSQENRDLSEGSSRQATTSLALSPTSFQGLPEDGKDGIPEEQSKLMEVAPPAKENPSRVGRKKTTSSTCEETTPTSLRGKPNLPRGRGQKRILKESEDASPQNNPCQGRTRQLRNNRRKVEFTLEAATSTSLRKSGDLPENGSTLETQDLSGTSTGSEENQSEKGQEGDPAPQAAPPSRRRKCQLPAEDVAPKRLKSGSDENGSLQKGRRNKTKELGEEDARAAQSTGGMDRKTRSSRRTQK